The following proteins are co-located in the Heteronotia binoei isolate CCM8104 ecotype False Entrance Well chromosome 8, APGP_CSIRO_Hbin_v1, whole genome shotgun sequence genome:
- the LOC132576455 gene encoding ubiquinol-cytochrome-c reductase complex assembly factor 6, translating to MPAGVSWPSYLKMFTASLLAMFAGAEVVHRYYRPDLTIPEIPPKPGELRTELLGLKRRNDEAQSSHH from the exons ATGCCCGCAGGAGTGTCTTGGCCTAGCTACCTGAAAATGTTCACTGCAAGTTTGTTGGCTATGTTTGCTGGAGCAGAAGTTGTCCATAGGTATTACAGGCCTGAtctt ACAATACCTGAAATTCCTCCCAAACCTGGAGAACTCAGAACAGAACTCTTAGGTCTTAAAAGAAGAAATGACGAAGCTCAGTCCTCACACCACTGA
- the HSP90B1 gene encoding endoplasmin isoform X2 encodes MKPLWGLGLLCILLLAASAQADELDVDGTVEDDLGKSREGSRTDDEVVQREEESIQLDGLNASQIKQIREQSEKFAFQAEVNRMMKLIINSLYKNKEIFLRELISNASDALDKIRLISLTDENALSDNEELTVKIKCDKEKNMLHVTDTGIGMTKEELIKNLGTIAKSGTSEFLNKITEMQEENQSTSELIGQFGVGFYSAFLVADKVIVTSKHNNDTQHIWESDSNEFSVINDPRGNTLGRGTTITLVLKEEASDYLELDTIKNLVRKYSQFINFPIYVWSSKTETVEEPIDEEEAKEKEETDDEAAVEEEEEDKKPKTKKVDKTVWDWELMNDIKPIWQRPSKEVEEDEYKAFYKSFSKEPDDPMTYIHFTAEGEVTFKSILFVPSTAPRGLFDEYGSKKSDFIKLYVRRVFITDDFHDMMPKYLNFVKGVVDSDDLPLNVSRETLQQHKLLKVIRKKLVRKTLDMIKKIAEEKYNDTFWKEFGTNIKLGVIEDHSNRTRLAKLLRFQSSHHETNLTSLDQYVERMKEKQDKIYFMAGSSRKEAESSPFVERLLKKGYEVIYLTEPVDEYCIQALPEFDNKRFQNVAKEGVKFDETEKAKEAREVLEKEYEPLLNWMKDKALKDKIEKAVLSQRLTQSPCALVASQYGWSGNMERIMKAQAYQTGKDISTNYYASQKKTFEINPRHPVIKDMLRRVQENEDDQTVADLAVVLFETATLRSGYLLPDTKEYSERIERVLRLSLNIDPEEKVEEESEEPEEAAEEVEEQDEEEVEPEDDSEDSETPTDVKDEL; translated from the exons ATGAAGCCTCTGTGGGGACTCGGCCTCCTCTGCATCCTCCTCCTGGCCg CCTCTGCCCAGGCAGATGAACTTGATGTGGATGGCACCGTAGAAGATGATCTTGGCAAAAGCAGGGAAGGATCTCGAACTGATGATGAAGTTGTTCAGAG GGAGGAAGAATCTATCCAGTTGGATGGCTTAAATGCATCCCAGATAAAACAAATCAGAGAACAGTCAGAAAAGTTTGCATTCCAGGCTGAAGTGAACAGAATGATGAAACTTATTATCAATTCTCTGTACAAAAATAAAGAG ATCTTCCTGAGAGAATTGATTTCAAACGCATCTGATGCCTTAGATAAAATACGGCTGATATCACTAACTGATGAAAATGCCCTTTCTGATAATGAAGAACTCACTGTTAAAATCAAG tgTGATAAAGAGAAGAACATGCTTCATGTTACAGACACTGGTATTGGCATGACCAAAGAAGAGCTCATCAAAAATCTGGGCACCATTGCCAAGTCTGGTACAAGTGAATTCCTAAATAAGATCACTGAGATGCAGGAAGAAAACCAGTCAACTTCTGAGCTGATTGGTCAGTTTGGTGTTGGGTTTTACTCTGCCTTCCTTGTAGCAGATAAAGTTATTGTCACATCAAAGCACAACAATGATACTCAACACATCTGGGAGTCTGACTCAAATGAGTTCTCTGTAATCAATGATCCTCGAGGAAATACTTTGGGAAGAGGGACTACTATAAC CCTGGTTTTGAAGGAAGAAGCATCAGATTATCTTGAACTGGATACAATTAAAAACCTCGTCAGGAAATACTCACAATTCATAAACTTCCCTATATACGTATGGAGTAGCAAG ACTGAAACTGTAGAAGAACCTATTGATGAGGAAGAagcaaaagagaaagaggagacaGATGATGAAGctgcagtggaggaggaggaggaagataaaaaacCAAAAACGAAAAAA GTTGACAAAACTGTTTGGGATTGGGAGCTTATGAATGACATCAAACCAATTTGGCAGAGACCATCTAAAGAAGTTGAAGAAGATGAATACAAAGCTTTCTACAAATCATTTTCTAAG GAGCCAGATGATCCTATGACTTATATTCACTTCACTGCTGAAGGAGAGGTGACATTCAAATCCATCTTGTTCGTTCCCTCCACTGCTCCACGTGGCTTGTTTGATGAATATGGATCCAAAAAGAGTGATTTTATCAAG CTTTATGTCCGGAGAGTGTTCATCACTGATGACTTCCATGATATGATGCCCAAATACCTGAATTTTGTCAAGGGTGTT GTTGATTCTGATGATCTTCCTCTAAATGTATCTCGCGAGACCCTTCAACAGCACAAACTGCTAAAG GTGATTAGAAAGAAACTTGTCCGCAAAACACTTGACATGATTAAAAAGATTGCTGAAGAAAAATATAACGATACATTCTGGAAAGAATTTGGCACAAATATAAAACTTGGAGTAATTGAGGACCATTCCAACCGCACTCGTCTAGCTAAACTGCTTCGTTTCCAATCCTCTCATCATGAGACCAACCTTACTAGTCTGGACCAATatgtggaaagaatgaaggagaaacagGACAAAATCTATTTCATGGCTGGATCAAGCAGAAAGGag GCCGAATCTTCTCCATTTGTGGAACGTTTGTTGAAGAAGGGCTATGAAGTTATCTATTTGACTGAGCCTGTAGATGAATATTGTATTCAGGCTCTCCCAGAGTTTGATAACAAAAGATTTCAGAATGTCGCTAAGGAAGGAGTAAAGTTTGATGAAACAGAAAAGGCAAAGGAAGCACGGGAAGTTTTGGAAAAAGAATATGAACCTCTTCTGAACTGGATGAAAGATAAAGCTCTGAAAGACAAG atTGAAAAAGCTGTGTTGTCTCAACGATTAACCCAGTCCCCCTGTGCACTTGTGGCTAGTCAGTATGGATGGTCAGGCAATATGGAAAGAATCATGAAAGCTCAAGCTTATCAAACTGGCAAAGACATCTCAACAAA tTACTATGCAAGCCAAAAGAAAACGTTTGAAATCAACCCTAGGCATCCTGTTATAAAAGACATGCTCAGACGTGTTCAG GAAAATGAAGATGATCAAACTGTTGCAGATCTTGCCGTGGTTTTATTTGAGACTGCTACTTTAAGATCAGGGTATTTGCTACCAGATACAAAGGAGTACAGCGAAAGGATAGAAAGAGTGCTTCGTCTGAGCTTGAACATTGACCCAGAAGAAAAG GTGGAAGAGGAATCGGAAGAACcagaagaggctgctgaagaGGTAGAAGAACAAGATGAGGAGGAAGTAGAACCTGAAGACGACAGTGAAGATAGTGAAACA CCTACAGATGTAAAAGATGAACTGTAA
- the HSP90B1 gene encoding endoplasmin isoform X1: MKPLWGLGLLCILLLAASAQADELDVDGTVEDDLGKSREGSRTDDEVVQREEESIQLDGLNASQIKQIREQSEKFAFQAEVNRMMKLIINSLYKNKEIFLRELISNASDALDKIRLISLTDENALSDNEELTVKIKCDKEKNMLHVTDTGIGMTKEELIKNLGTIAKSGTSEFLNKITEMQEENQSTSELIGQFGVGFYSAFLVADKVIVTSKHNNDTQHIWESDSNEFSVINDPRGNTLGRGTTITLVLKEEASDYLELDTIKNLVRKYSQFINFPIYVWSSKTETVEEPIDEEEAKEKEETDDEAAVEEEEEDKKPKTKKVDKTVWDWELMNDIKPIWQRPSKEVEEDEYKAFYKSFSKEPDDPMTYIHFTAEGEVTFKSILFVPSTAPRGLFDEYGSKKSDFIKLYVRRVFITDDFHDMMPKYLNFVKGVVDSDDLPLNVSRETLQQHKLLKVIRKKLVRKTLDMIKKIAEEKYNDTFWKEFGTNIKLGVIEDHSNRTRLAKLLRFQSSHHETNLTSLDQYVERMKEKQDKIYFMAGSSRKEAESSPFVERLLKKGYEVIYLTEPVDEYCIQALPEFDNKRFQNVAKEGVKFDETEKAKEAREVLEKEYEPLLNWMKDKALKDKIEKAVLSQRLTQSPCALVASQYGWSGNMERIMKAQAYQTGKDISTNYYASQKKTFEINPRHPVIKDMLRRVQENEDDQTVADLAVVLFETATLRSGYLLPDTKEYSERIERVLRLSLNIDPEEKVEEESEEPEEAAEEVEEQDEEEVEPEDDSEDSETVKEPTDVKDEL, translated from the exons ATGAAGCCTCTGTGGGGACTCGGCCTCCTCTGCATCCTCCTCCTGGCCg CCTCTGCCCAGGCAGATGAACTTGATGTGGATGGCACCGTAGAAGATGATCTTGGCAAAAGCAGGGAAGGATCTCGAACTGATGATGAAGTTGTTCAGAG GGAGGAAGAATCTATCCAGTTGGATGGCTTAAATGCATCCCAGATAAAACAAATCAGAGAACAGTCAGAAAAGTTTGCATTCCAGGCTGAAGTGAACAGAATGATGAAACTTATTATCAATTCTCTGTACAAAAATAAAGAG ATCTTCCTGAGAGAATTGATTTCAAACGCATCTGATGCCTTAGATAAAATACGGCTGATATCACTAACTGATGAAAATGCCCTTTCTGATAATGAAGAACTCACTGTTAAAATCAAG tgTGATAAAGAGAAGAACATGCTTCATGTTACAGACACTGGTATTGGCATGACCAAAGAAGAGCTCATCAAAAATCTGGGCACCATTGCCAAGTCTGGTACAAGTGAATTCCTAAATAAGATCACTGAGATGCAGGAAGAAAACCAGTCAACTTCTGAGCTGATTGGTCAGTTTGGTGTTGGGTTTTACTCTGCCTTCCTTGTAGCAGATAAAGTTATTGTCACATCAAAGCACAACAATGATACTCAACACATCTGGGAGTCTGACTCAAATGAGTTCTCTGTAATCAATGATCCTCGAGGAAATACTTTGGGAAGAGGGACTACTATAAC CCTGGTTTTGAAGGAAGAAGCATCAGATTATCTTGAACTGGATACAATTAAAAACCTCGTCAGGAAATACTCACAATTCATAAACTTCCCTATATACGTATGGAGTAGCAAG ACTGAAACTGTAGAAGAACCTATTGATGAGGAAGAagcaaaagagaaagaggagacaGATGATGAAGctgcagtggaggaggaggaggaagataaaaaacCAAAAACGAAAAAA GTTGACAAAACTGTTTGGGATTGGGAGCTTATGAATGACATCAAACCAATTTGGCAGAGACCATCTAAAGAAGTTGAAGAAGATGAATACAAAGCTTTCTACAAATCATTTTCTAAG GAGCCAGATGATCCTATGACTTATATTCACTTCACTGCTGAAGGAGAGGTGACATTCAAATCCATCTTGTTCGTTCCCTCCACTGCTCCACGTGGCTTGTTTGATGAATATGGATCCAAAAAGAGTGATTTTATCAAG CTTTATGTCCGGAGAGTGTTCATCACTGATGACTTCCATGATATGATGCCCAAATACCTGAATTTTGTCAAGGGTGTT GTTGATTCTGATGATCTTCCTCTAAATGTATCTCGCGAGACCCTTCAACAGCACAAACTGCTAAAG GTGATTAGAAAGAAACTTGTCCGCAAAACACTTGACATGATTAAAAAGATTGCTGAAGAAAAATATAACGATACATTCTGGAAAGAATTTGGCACAAATATAAAACTTGGAGTAATTGAGGACCATTCCAACCGCACTCGTCTAGCTAAACTGCTTCGTTTCCAATCCTCTCATCATGAGACCAACCTTACTAGTCTGGACCAATatgtggaaagaatgaaggagaaacagGACAAAATCTATTTCATGGCTGGATCAAGCAGAAAGGag GCCGAATCTTCTCCATTTGTGGAACGTTTGTTGAAGAAGGGCTATGAAGTTATCTATTTGACTGAGCCTGTAGATGAATATTGTATTCAGGCTCTCCCAGAGTTTGATAACAAAAGATTTCAGAATGTCGCTAAGGAAGGAGTAAAGTTTGATGAAACAGAAAAGGCAAAGGAAGCACGGGAAGTTTTGGAAAAAGAATATGAACCTCTTCTGAACTGGATGAAAGATAAAGCTCTGAAAGACAAG atTGAAAAAGCTGTGTTGTCTCAACGATTAACCCAGTCCCCCTGTGCACTTGTGGCTAGTCAGTATGGATGGTCAGGCAATATGGAAAGAATCATGAAAGCTCAAGCTTATCAAACTGGCAAAGACATCTCAACAAA tTACTATGCAAGCCAAAAGAAAACGTTTGAAATCAACCCTAGGCATCCTGTTATAAAAGACATGCTCAGACGTGTTCAG GAAAATGAAGATGATCAAACTGTTGCAGATCTTGCCGTGGTTTTATTTGAGACTGCTACTTTAAGATCAGGGTATTTGCTACCAGATACAAAGGAGTACAGCGAAAGGATAGAAAGAGTGCTTCGTCTGAGCTTGAACATTGACCCAGAAGAAAAG GTGGAAGAGGAATCGGAAGAACcagaagaggctgctgaagaGGTAGAAGAACAAGATGAGGAGGAAGTAGAACCTGAAGACGACAGTGAAGATAGTGAAACAGTTAAA gAGCCTACAGATGTAAAAGATGAACTGTAA